In Azospirillum thermophilum, the genomic stretch CGCTTTCTGCCCGCCGCCCTCGCCATCGCCTTCTCCGGCCTGCTGGTCCTGGTGCAGATGGGGCTGCTGGTCGGCCTGTTCTCCACCATCACCGTCTACGTCACCGCGTCGGCCGGCGACATCTGGGCCGGCTTTCCCGGTACGCAGACGATCGACGCCGGCCGGCCGATCCGGGCCGACACCGAGGTCTTCCTGCGCCTGCACCCGGCGGTGGCGCGGGTCGAGCGCATGCAGTGGTCGGGCGGCGACTGGCGCTCGCCCCATGGCGACCGCGGCGGGCTGACCATCATCGTCACCGGCATCGACACGCGGGACGACGGGCTGGCGCTCGCCCACGCCGTGACGCCGGAGCAGCGCCGCGCGCTGCGCGAGCCCGGCGGCATCCTGGTGGACCGCTCCGACCTCGGCAAGCTTGGCGCGGCGCTGGGCGACACGGCGGAGATCGGCGGACAGCGCGTCAGGGTCGTCGGGGCCACCACCGGGCTGCGCGCCATCGGGGCGGTCAATGTCGTCGCCTCGCTGGAGACCGTCGCGGTGCTCGACGGGCTGACGCGGCCGAGCGAGGACGTCGCCTATTTCCTCGTCGGGCTGAAGCCGGGCGCGGAGACCGCGGCGGTGGTGCGCGACATGACCTCCGGCCGGCCGGGCCGTGCCTTCGACGTCTGGGCCGCCGGAGATCTGGCCGACCGCACGCTGCGCTACTGGATCCTGGAATCCGGCATGGGGGTCGGCGTCGCCTTCGGCTCGGCCATCGCGCTGACGGTCGGCGTCGCCATCGCCAGCCAGACCCTGTCCGCCGCCATCGGCGGGCTGATCCGCGAGTTCGCGACGCTGCGCGCGCTGGGCGTCCCGGCCTCCGGCCTCCGGCGGATCGTCCTGGCGCAGTCCCTGTGGCTGGCAGCCGCCGGGCTGCTGCTGGCCGGCCTGCTCGGCGCCGGCGTCCTGGTGCTCGCCCGGGCCTATCAGGTGCCTGTGCGCATCGAGCCGGGCATGACGCTGCTGGCCGTCCTGCTGGTGCTGGGGGTGGCGCTGTCCTCCGGCCTGCTGGCGCTCCGCCAGCTTCGCCGGGCCGAGCCCGCCATGCTGCTGAGGTGACGAGAGATGACCGGTTTTCCGCTGGCCGCGGTCGGCCTGCACAAGTCCTTCACCACCGGGCGGATCGAAACGCCGGTGCTGCGCGGGCTGTCTCTGGCGATCGAGCCGGGGGAGCTGACGCTGGTCGTCGGTCCCTCGGGCTGCGGCAAGAGCACGCTTCTGGCGGCGTTGGGCGGGCTGATGCGGCCGGATGCCGGGCGGATTCTGGCCGGCGATCGCGACCTGACGCAGCTGAGCGACCGCGCCCTCGACCGCTTCCGGCTGGAAAGCTGCGGCTTCGTCTTCCAGGGCTTCAACCTCTTTCCCGCGCTGAACGCGCTGGAACAGGTGATGCTGCCGCTCGGCCATGCCGGGCTCGACCGGCAGGAGGCGCTGTCGCGCGCCGTCGACTGCCTGCAGCGGGTGGGGCTGGCCGAGCGCAGCCACCTGCGCCCGATGGAACTGTCGGGCGGTGAGAAGCAGCGCGTGGCGGTGGCCCGCGCCCTGGCGAAGCGGCCGGCCCTGCTGTTCGCCGACGAGCCGACCAGCGCGCTCGACAAGCGCAACGGCCATGCGGTGGGGGAACTGCTGCGGGCCTGCGCCCATGAGGACGGCGCCACGGTCCTCTGCGTCTCCCACGATCCGCGGCTGATCGACCTCGCCGACCGGGTGGTCGCCATGGAGGACGGGCTGATCCAGTCCGACACCATCCGCGTCGACGCTCCACCGTCCCAAGAGGGTCTTCCGTCATGAACCCCGTTCTGCTCTACCGCATCGTCGACGCCGCGGCTCTCCTTCTCCTGCTGCTCCTGCTGTCGGGCTGCGGGGACGAGACCGCCGCCGAGGCCGTCGTGACGCGGCCGGTCACCAACCCCGCCGCCATATCCCGCTGCCGGATCGACGTGGAGGGCGGCGTCATCCGCCTCGCCGCCCAGCGCGAGGGGCTGATCCAGGAAGTGGCGGTGGAGGAGGGCGACCGCGTCGCCGGCGACCAGCCGCTCGCCCGCATCGACAGCCGGCAAGCGGAGCTGCGCGCCGCGGTCGCAGAGGCGGAGCTGGAGCAGGCCCGTGCCGTCGTCGTCACGGAGCGGCATCGCGTCGCCGCTGCCGAACGGGAACTCCTCCGGCGCCGCGGCAGTGGCGAGGCGGTCAGCCGCCGCCAGCTCGACGAGGCGGAGACGGAGCTGGCGGTCCGGCGCAGCCAGCTCGCCGCCGCGGAGGTGGCGGTGACGCTCGCCGAGCG encodes the following:
- a CDS encoding FtsX-like permease family protein — encoded protein: MLVPLARRTLLYEWRRFLPAALAIAFSGLLVLVQMGLLVGLFSTITVYVTASAGDIWAGFPGTQTIDAGRPIRADTEVFLRLHPAVARVERMQWSGGDWRSPHGDRGGLTIIVTGIDTRDDGLALAHAVTPEQRRALREPGGILVDRSDLGKLGAALGDTAEIGGQRVRVVGATTGLRAIGAVNVVASLETVAVLDGLTRPSEDVAYFLVGLKPGAETAAVVRDMTSGRPGRAFDVWAAGDLADRTLRYWILESGMGVGVAFGSAIALTVGVAIASQTLSAAIGGLIREFATLRALGVPASGLRRIVLAQSLWLAAAGLLLAGLLGAGVLVLARAYQVPVRIEPGMTLLAVLLVLGVALSSGLLALRQLRRAEPAMLLR
- a CDS encoding ABC transporter ATP-binding protein, giving the protein MTGFPLAAVGLHKSFTTGRIETPVLRGLSLAIEPGELTLVVGPSGCGKSTLLAALGGLMRPDAGRILAGDRDLTQLSDRALDRFRLESCGFVFQGFNLFPALNALEQVMLPLGHAGLDRQEALSRAVDCLQRVGLAERSHLRPMELSGGEKQRVAVARALAKRPALLFADEPTSALDKRNGHAVGELLRACAHEDGATVLCVSHDPRLIDLADRVVAMEDGLIQSDTIRVDAPPSQEGLPS
- a CDS encoding efflux RND transporter periplasmic adaptor subunit gives rise to the protein MNPVLLYRIVDAAALLLLLLLLSGCGDETAAEAVVTRPVTNPAAISRCRIDVEGGVIRLAAQREGLIQEVAVEEGDRVAGDQPLARIDSRQAELRAAVAEAELEQARAVVVTERHRVAAAERELLRRRGSGEAVSRRQLDEAETELAVRRSQLAAAEVAVTLAERRLAESRFEVEVRTIRAPVSGTIVRRRARPGDGVTVQTVTELFQLLPDSPRIARCTMEEMFLRNLSVGQTARVVLESDEAVGFPARVKRIGAVFGVPPASEDPTAKVDIRTVEVVLSLPPDAELRIGQRVRAYVVAGPSPMAGRDGGSAMLR